The genomic interval GTAAGAACTTGAGTTTATCCATGTTTGTCCGCTATTTGAAGTATGTATGACTGAATTACCCGAGCACTTCACCTCAAGAGTTTTGTTTCTTCATAAATCAAAGAGGACAGATAATACCTGCCCTGCCTAGCTCACATCTGATCCTGTTTAATATAAGATCAGAGGGAATCGCAGAGGTGATCGTGGTTTGTAAAGAACTCTGCCTGTGGGAGGGCTCTTACAGGGTAGGGCATCCTGTCCCGAGATGTCCACAGATTCCAGTTCTCAGGTGGTAGGAGAAAAGGGTTGGGAGAGGTTTTCGTGGTCAACATCCCAGGGGCATGTAGGCTGGGTGGCTTGACTGCTACAAAAGGTAGGAGACCTTGTTAGCCAGTGTTTCTACATAAAGCCCAATTCCGGTGCCAGGGCTGGAGCCAGTCCCATGTGCTGCCAAGCCCCCCTCACTCACACAGGGGGGTGGGCGGCAGCGGCATCTCAGGGAGCAGAGGGCTTCCGAGCAAGCAGCCTCCCTCTGTGTCATGGGCAAGTAGTAATAGCCAACGCGTACATACAGTTACATGCAGGCAGTGCTTTGAACATTCTCTATATATTAACTCACGTAATCCTTCCAAAAGCCCGCCCTGGTATTATGAGTATTTTATAGATGTTACAGACCCAGACATTGAAGCAGGGACGGGTTAATTCGTATTCAGAGTCACTCTGCTGGTAGATAGAGGAGCAGGGATTTGAATCCAGGAATCCGGCTCCAAGGTTTGTGTGAACCACCAAGCTGCACCGAGGCCCCACAGGACAGGAGGTTTACCCACTGTCCTGTGGTTGGGGACAGACCCTGGCTCTGGGGTCAGGCCTGGTGACTCTAGCCCAAGAGCAAGTGTTCCAGGCCTCCCAAGCCACTTTCTTCCTGGCCCTGCTTGGGTCTTCTGATCTCATGTCCTCACGCCCTTCCGGGCGCGGTGTACCTGAAGCGGGGGCACACCTGGGCCCTGAACAAGCAGCCGGCGTTGTGGGGTGCTCAGCTGTGGGAATGATGTACTTTGGTGCCTGGGGACAGGGTAGCTGGTGGGGAAAAGGGGATGCCAGGCATATCGGGTGCTCTGTGTTTGTTTACAGTTGTCGTCCCTGAAAACAGGGTAGTCCTGAACCCTATGTATACTATTTTTTCCCTATACATCcctaccttttcacttaaaggaagcactttactgCTTGTCTTTGGCAGACCCGAAACTCTAGCATTACTACCATTGGTGTGCGCTGCGGCCTCATTCATTAAAATAAGGGTCACTTGAACACAAGCTCTGGGACACCACAACAGTGGTCTGCTGACCcaaatggctactaagtgactaatggtgGGTAGTTTATTCAGTGTGGATACGCTGGACAAAAGGATGATTCACATCTCAGGGGGACAGCAATAAGATTTACTTAGAATGGGGCAAATTTAAAATGTGCGAATtacttatttctggaattttccatttggaCCGCAGCTGAGTGTGAGTGAAACCCCAGAAAGCAAAATATCGAGACTACtgtatctgttgaatgaatagcTAGATGGATGCGTTTGGAGTCGGGTGCTGGGTGAGGAGtaggggagtgggggaagggtgggtcCAGGAGCTGGGCCTGGAGGCCTGGCGCCAATGTGCACTCTTCCCATTGCTCTCAGACGCCTCTCACCAGCAGCGAGGAGTCCCTGGATTTCAGTGTGAGCCTGGAGCAGGTACAAATCCGAGGGTGGAGCTGGGAGGGGCAGCGGGACTGGGGCCTTTGGTCTGAGCCAGCTGGTCGACCCCCTCCTAGGCGTCCACAGAACGAGTGCTCAGAGCTGGGAAGCAGCTGCATCGACATCTCCTGGCCACCTGCCCGAACCTCATCCGAGACCGAAAGTACCACCTAAGGCTCTATCGGTGAGTGGAGTCTTGCCTGtctcctctgttttctcttcctgTCATTCTATTCCAGGCATCTAGGCCTGGGTAGGTGCCCTTTGGATGGAGAGttcctccctctcacctctctccgctctcccctctcctctcttccctctctcccctctcccctctcccctctcccctttcccttctccctcctctcccctctctcctctctcctctctcccctctcccctcccctcttttccttctcccctctcccctctcccctctctcccctctcctctcttccctctctcccctctcccctctccctcctctcccctctcccctatctcccctctcccctctcccttctcccctctccactcccctctctccactcccctctctccactcccctctctccactcccctctctcccctctcccctctcccctcccccctcccctctcccctctccctcctctcccctctcccctctcctctcccttctcccccctctcccctctcctctcccttctcccctctctcccctctcccctctcccctctctcccctctcccctctctcccctctcccctctcccttctcccctctcccctctctcccctctcccctctctcccctctcccctctcccctctctcccctctcccctctcccttctcccctctcccctctctcccctctcccctctctcccttcccctctcctctctcccctctcccttctcccctctcccctcccctcttttccttctcccctctcccctctcccctctctcccctctcctctcttccctctctcccctctcccctctcccctctctcccctctcccctctcccttctcccctctcccctctctcccttcccctctcctctctcccctctcccttctcccctctcccctcccctcttttccttctcccctctcccctctcccctctctcccctctcctctcttccctctctcccctctcccctcccctcttttccttctcccctctcccctctcccctctctcccctctcctctcttccctctctcccctctcccctttcccctctccctcctctcccctctctcccctcccctttcccttctcccctctctcccctcccctctcccctctctcccctcccctctcccctctctcccctctcccctctcccgtctctcccctctccctcctctcccctctccccctcccttctcccctcttcactcccctctcccctctctcccctctcccctctcccatctctcccctctcccccctcttccctctcccctctcccctctcccctctcccctctctcccttcccctttcccctctcccctctcttctctcccctctcccctctcccatctcccctctcccctctctcccctttcccctctcccttctcccctctccactcccctctcccttctctcccctctcccctctcccgtctctcccctctcccctctctcccctctcccttctcccctctcccctctctcccctctcccctctccccactcccctctcccctctctcccctctcccctctctcccctcccttcttccctctcccctctctcccctctcccctctcccctctctcccctctcccctctcccctctctcccctcccctttcccctttcccctctcccctctcccctctcccctctcccctctctcccctcccctttcccctctcccctctttttcttctcccccctctaaCGTCCTGCCACTtggctcttcttccttttcccttcaacTATTGTAGGCAATGCTGCTCAGGCCGGGAGCTGGTGGATGGGATCTTGGCCCTGGGGCTTGGGGTCCATTCAAGAAACCAAGCTGTGGGGATATGCCAGGTCCTGCTAGATGAAGGTGCCCTCTGCCATGGTGAGCCTGGGCCCAGGGCAGGGCACCTGGGGCTGGGCAGTCCTGGGGAGCAGGTGTCAGGGGGTAAGGAGGGGTGGATGTTGCAGTGGGGCCTCATACCCACATGGCCTCAATTTCCTCTCCTCCCACATGCCTGGGCCtcttccccctaccccccacccagTGAAACACGACTGGACCTTCCAGGACCGAGATACCCAATTCTACCGTTTCCTGGGGCCAGAGCCGGAACCTGCAGGAGTCCATGAGCTGGAGGAGGAATTGGTTGAGGCCATGGCCCTGCTCTCCCAGAGGGGGCCCGATGCCCTGCTCACTGTGGCACTTCGAAAGCCGTGAGTCGGCACTTGGCACCCTACACCCTACAACTCTAGGTCTCACCCGGCTCCCAGACTCCATAGCTCTGTCTCCCAGGGGATCCGTTCTCGCTGAgggaaagggccctggctggatcaGAGGCCTGGGCTCTGGTCTGCGCTCTGCCTCAGACTCGCTGTATGGCTCCTTTCCCCACTGACCCTGTTTCTTCCTCTATAACCGAGGGTGTGGCCACCTGGCCTCTGAAGACCCCGCCCACTCTGAGGGGCAGCAGTGGCTAAGAGAACGTGGCCTTTGGAGTCCTCAggcagatctgggttcaaattccagtttTGCTGGCTACTAGCTGGGTAGCTGTGGGCCTTTTGTACCAGCTTTCTCTTCTGTCAAAGGAGAATAAGAATACCTCTGTCATGTGGTTGTCGTGAGGATGGACAGAAATGATGCGTGTGAAGTGCTAGGTctggtgcctagcacatagtgTGCACATGGGAATGGCTGGTCTGTCAGTGATAACAACCCTTCCCAAGGCACCGGTTGGCCCAGGCCTGTGCTTGGTGGGTAGGTGGGCCCCCCGGCCTCAGGCCCAGAATTTCCCCCTTGCTTCCTGGCACCCCTTGCCTGCAGCCCGGGGCAGCGCACAGACGAGGAGCTGGAGCTCATTTTTGAGGAGCTGCTGCACATCAAGGCCGTGGCCCACCTCTCCAACTCGGTCAGTCCGCAGGGCCCCCTCTCTTCCTGGGAGCCCGTCTCCGCGTATACCCCAAGGGGCACCAGCTGCTGGGCTAGAAGacacctccctccctttctccttatgGCTTGGAAATTTCCATCTAATTTCCTGCTCCCAGCATCCTTGTCTGAAAATCCTCCTGCTCTTTTAGCCCATTGCCTCCCCTTGCTTTGTCTCCTGCCAAAGGCCAGGCCCCCTGAGACGGCCACATCTTGGCCCCTGGAGCACTCATGTCTTTGAACCTTACCTCCTCACTCCTAACCTGGCCCTCTGCCGCGGGGCTTGCCCACTGAGCCCCGTCTCCCTGCCCCGCAGGTGAAACGGGAGTTAGCGGCAGTTCTGCTGTTTGAGCCGCACAGCAAGGCCGGGACTGTGTGTAAGTCAGACAGCGACGGGAAGCTGGGCACCGAGGACCGGGGCATGCAcgcagggcacagagaagtggtGGGTGCTGGGGGCGTGCTGACCTGTGCTCCTCTCAGTGTTCAGCCAGGGGGACAAGGGCACCTCGTGGTATATCATCTGGAAGGGCTCTGTCAATGTGGTGACCTTTGGCAAGGTGAGTCCTCCCCGTTTCCCAGCTCCCTGTTCCCTGCCCTCTTAGCCCTTTGGTGGCCCCAAGGCTGCTGACCTCCCAGGTCTCCTGCCTCGGGGCTTCTCCCCCGCCACGGTCTGTTGCATGAGGGCTGGGGGTCGGCGGTTGGGCTGTGTGACTAAGGCCTGGCTGCAGGGGCTGGTGACCACGCTGCACGAGGGAGATGACTTCGGACAGCTGGCTCTGGTGAATGATGCACCCCGGGCAGCCACCATCATCCTGCGAGAAGACAACTGTCATTTTCTCCGAGTGGACAAGCAGGACTTCAACCGGATCATCAAGGTACTGCTCCGCGGGGCggggaggcaggggccatggcaAGGGCCGTTCCTGGAGAGAGGAGGTGTGGGGCGAGAGGAGGGGCCGGAGCGAGCTTGTgaagagcagggagggagaggacatGCACGGAGCAGCTCGGGGATGGTGGCTGGAGGTGGGAGCACAGCCCTGCGCGTGTGAGGCAGCGCACAGCGTGCTGGCGGGTTCCAGTGAGTCCCGTGCACTCCGCGCTGTGTGGGAGGCCATGGGGGAGGGGCGTCACCGAGGGTGGGGCACTAGGGTGTGGCCGGCACTGGGATCCCTGGAGGGAGGCCCGGAGGGATGGAGCAGAGGAGGGCTGGGCTGTGTGATCAGCAGGGGCGAGAGTGAGGGGCAGCTTCAGGCTGTGGGTATTGAACAGGGTGGGAGAGTGGCTGAGGGTCCTCTGGGGCTCAGGGTCCAGGATGGGGGAGACGGAGGAAGAGGCCCTAGAAATGGGAGGAGTGGTCGTGGTGGGTGCTGAGCACTGCGTGTGGCTTGTTCTCCAGGATGTGGAAGCAAAGACCATGAGGCTGGAAGAACATGGCAAAGTGGTGCTGGTGCTGGAAAGAACCTCTCAGGGCGCTGGCTCGACTTGCCCCCCAACCCCAGGCAGGAACCGGTAACACATGCACCAAGCTCCCTCTgtgccttttctccttccttttcccaggGTTTATTCCCTTCCTCCACGTCACACCCCTGCCCGCTGGCCGCCTGGGGGTGGAGAGACATCCAGAGACTGAGATGCACTCCCTGAgccagccaccccccaccccaaggtgGGGCCAGGCAGGCAAACAGAAAGGAGTGATATGGCTCCTTGCTGACGTctgcctggctgtgggagggggtggCGGCACAAGGACACGGATTGGCCATTTCTGCTAGGTACACAGTGATGTCCGGCACCCCGGAGAAGATCTTAGAACTGCTGTTGGAGGCCATGAGGCCTGATTCCAGTGCTCATGACCCAACAGGTAGGGGCAGGAGACACCTGCCAGCTCTCTGACTCATCCGGTGGTCAACTCAGCCCGGGAGAGGGCCAAGCACCTGCATCTGACCTTATTGGGTGCTAGATTGGTTTGTGGGGCCAGTCAGTAGAAAGGCCTCATCCCTGTGTTCTTTGCTTGGGTAGGGAGTGCAGCCACATGGCCCCCTGCCCACGGTGGGATTAGGGGATGGACACTCCAGTTGTGCATGTACCTGTGTTCCGTGGGCTTGACCTCTGaagccccacctcccacctgttTCCCCATCCCCACCTGCCCTGCAGAGACATTCCTCAGCGACTTCCTCCTGACCCACAGAGTCTTCATGCCCAGCGCCCAGCTCTGCGCTGCCCTCCTGCACCAATATCCTTCCAGCCCCAGGGTGACTAGGATGGTGTGCTGAGTGGGGAGAAGGAGCTGCTCATAGCACTCCTGGGCAGAACCCTCCAAAGTACCAGCCTTGTGCCAGGCCCAGCTTGTCAGTGGGACCCGGCCATCCTGCCGCTCCTTTGCCTGTGGTGTGACGGGTGGCTCAGCTGGATGTTGTGGTTTCCTTGACCGGTGCCCACCTTCCATGCGGAGCCCGCGGGAGGCAGTGAGCAGGAGCGCAACACCTACATCTGCAACAAGAGACAGCAGATCCTGCGGCTGGTCAGCCGGTGGGTGGCCCTGTATGGCCCCATGCTCCACACTGACCCCGTGGCCAGCAGCTTCCTTCAGGTACCTGGGAGCGAGGCCAGGCTGGACAGGGCTGCCCGGGTGGATGCAGCTACAGTGTCTCAGTGAATCTGGGCCCCTTCCAGAAACTCTCGGACCTGGTGAGCGAGGACACCCGGCTTAGCAACCTGCTGCGGGAGCAGGGGCCAGAGCGGCGGCGGCAACACAGGTGATGCCCAGGCTCCACATGAACTTGTCCTATGGATGACAGGCGGTGCCTTGGGCACTAAGAGCACCAACTCTGGACGCAAACACGTGGCGGCTTTAAATCCAGGCGGCACCACTTCTAGTGGCGCTGTCCAGAGCACATAGCCTGCACCCCGCTCAGGGCTTCGGGCTCTTGCCTGTAATCTGGGACGGCAGCTGCCTCACTGCCGGATGGAATGAGTGGCTGTGCCTCTGGTGCGCAGGGCAGTGCTTTGTGCACGACGCGTGCCTGGCTGGTGCTGCCTGTGGCTGCTCATTTGTCTAGTCCTGCCTGCTTCGATTGGTGGTTCCCGCCAGTCCCCTTGCTGTTCGCCCTCACGTCACACGCTCAACCATTCTCTTGCACCACACAGTCACTTGGGTGTCACTGTCCTATCCGGAGTGCACCTGCCGTTCTCACTTCCTCCATTCCGTATGTATTTATTACCGAGCACCATCCGCGCCAGTTCCTGCTGGCCACTCCCGGTAAATTTCCTTGGGTTTAGCTTCCCCTTCCCAGACATTCCCATGGAGACAGCTCACCTGAACCAGTGCCTGCTCCACCGGCTCCCCGGCCCATTTCCCTGTGTACTCTTGTCCCCTCCCTTGCTGGCCTGGGAACGCCACAGGACCCAGGGCCCAGTTCCAGCCCAGCTTTGCCCTCGCCCAGGTCTGAGAACTCTGAGCCTCGGGTGAGGGCGGGGGATCCAGAGCCCGGAGCACTGCCCTGCTCCGGAGCCTGGGACGTGCTGTCTGCGGGGTCACCGGCCGCAGGCTCACCTCCTGTCTCCCTTGCTCCACAGGTTGGAAAACGGCTGTGGGAGTGCCTCTCCTCAGATAAAGGTGTCTGCTCTGAATCGGCAACTCATCTCTGCCCGCCCCAGctgcttccctctgctccctggggACTGCACAGAGCCCCTGGCAGAGGGGCTCCCTGTGGAAGGTTCCCCACGTGGGTCTCGCATGGGTGTTCACGTGGTGCAGGGGCTAGGTCTCATGGGGACACAGAAGCCTCAGGTCACCCCTTCACCACGCCCCCACCCTGAGAGCCAGTTAGCAGTCCCCCCCTGGGGGCGAGACACGATGCCTGAAGGCAGCCTCTGAGGTCCAGCAGCTCCTGGAGCCCAGAGGAAGCTGCCCTCCCGGGAGTCAGAGGTGGCAGCACCATTCCGGGCCCCAGGGGGAGCAGAAGGGGGTGGGAAAAGCTGACTGGCGCTGAGGCTTGGTTGAGGAATGGTGGGAAAAGGGACTGGAGAGGTAGGTTGGGACTGACGGCGGGGCGTGCTGCATTGGGAATAGAATCCAGAGGCCTCACCTGGACTTCCCGGTCTCCCCATGTCCAGCTGCCTCTCCCACttctccccgcccctcctccctGCTGAAGACACTCACGGCTCCTTCTCTTCTATAGGTGAAGCTtgttcccacctcagggcctgcAACTTTTTTCTTCTGGCTCCTTGCCTACCTGGATCCTTCTTATCGTTCTGATCTTAACCAAAGTGTTGGGTTCCCAGAGaagcccctccccatctctctatCCAGAGCACCCCTCCACTGGCCACTGTCCTCCAAGGTGTCTACTGTGATTTTCTTCAAAACACTATCACCATGTGgagttgttttatttatctaGCTGCTCATTGGCTGTTGGTGTCTGTCACATCCCCTAGACTGCTGGCTTCACGCACGAGGGGCCCCCTGCCCGCTGTTTCCCCGGGGCTCACAGCACTGCCCAGCCTGTGGCTGGCGCTCCGGCGTGGAATGGTCCTCATGGGCCAGGCGCTGTGCTAGGAGCCCACAGTGCAGTGGTGGGCTAGGAGAGCTGGCCCTGGCCTTTAGGGGCTTATGGTCAAGCGAGGGACAGAGCTGCTAAACAACCTGGTGCTGTCTAAGGGCCAAGACAGGGGTCTCTGCTGGAGCTAAGAGATACAGGGTGTGAGGGGGGGAGCCCACACATCTGGAGCTCTGGAGGAGGGAGTCCCAGAAGGGGCAGCAGAGaaggctgggaggcaggcaggggccagAGTAGGCAGGGCTCTGTGCTCATGGTGAGGGGTCTGGTCCTCATCCTCAGAGCAGTGTTAGCATTGGGAGTGTTTGAGCCAGGGGTCGACAAAATTGGATTTGTGTCTTGAATAGGTCAGCTAAGGAGCCTGTATTTATCTGGTAGACAGTGGTGGCCTTGAAGCATCCTAACAGCttcaactggccctggccaggcagactggaggaggaggcagggaggccctGAGGAATGAGGTGCAGGAGAGTGGTCGGGCCATTGGAGTAGATAAGGTGCGAGGAGTCATAGGCAGTGGAACTGGAGCGTTAGCCTGGGCTTGGGAGGAGCATACAGGGAGACCCATTTCAAAGGAGAGTCCCAGGCCATGGTGATAAGCTTGTGTGGATGTGGGGGAAGCAAGAGCCCTGAGCCCAGGAGGATGGCCAGGAAGAGGTCTGGAAGGCATGATGAGCGGACCTGATGGAGCACAGATGCGGAAGGATCTGGGCGGCATCTGGGAACAGGTCTCGGGAGGGAGTTCAGTGCTGGTGGCCTGGTTTTGAGAGTCTTCCACACATGCAGCTGGCGGGTGAGGCTGTGAGGAGCCCAAATAGAGCTCAGAGATTTGCGGTTCAGAAAAGAACCGTGGCCCGAGGTCTGAACCTGATCTGCCACATtcagagctgggagggggagagaatacAGGACTGTGTTAGGGAGGCCGTTGCCCAGTAGGGGTAGCCCCATCAGCCCACTGTGTTTATAGCCCACAGAGGAGGGGTTGTGCCATTTGACAGAACAATGGACACAGTCGAGTGTTGGTAGATAAGAACCCAGAGAGGGAGGAGCCAGTTAGGATCCCAGGGGGCCACTTGGCTGCTGTGTTcccttgggcatgttacttaacctctctgagcctagtTTATCTCATCATTTAGATACTTAGAATAAGCATGTCCTTAGCTCGGCAGGTAGCAACTAGCAGATTAGGAAATGGtagcagaaggaagaaagggaggggaagccCGGCGAGGTGTGTTCCTACGGGAACAGCCCTGGGCCTGCGTGGCAGAGGGGGGACACATGCCGAGGGGGCGCACCCTCGTTCTCAGTCCTGCTCCGTCTCCTCTCGGGGGCCCTGCTCCCAGGGTCTTCCCTGATTCAGGCTCACTCAGCACGCAGAGCCCGTTGGTGTGCATGCTGTGCAGTCCCAGGTTCCCAGTGACAGGGGCCCCTCCCCGGCCCTGCATGCTCCCCCGTGTCCTCCCAGCcttactttctctccctctcaggccCGGAACATGCCTGTCTGGCTCCCCAGCCAGGACGAGCCCTTCCCCAGCAGCAACTGTGCCATCCGAGCTGGAGACAAAGGTTGGTGGTCTGAGCCAGCCAGGATGTAGCCCACACCCTCTGTGGTCGCCCTTGACCACATTGCCTGGCCGGCATGGCCCCCTGTCCTCCTCGAGGCCTCAGTTCCAGCCTCCCTCCTTGGCTCGGGGCCTCCCACCTGCTCTGCAGTGTGCCCGCCTGGGCTTCTCCTTCGCGCCCTTGCCTGCCTCCGTGGGGCCCCTCCTGCCGAGTGCCGCCCTCTCTCCTAGGGTGGGGAGACCAAGCAGCCCCCTTCCACAGCTCAGCCCACTCTCCCTCTCCAGTCCCCTACGACATCTGCCGGCCAGACCACTCCGTGCTGACCCTGAATCTCCCTGTGATGGCT from Saccopteryx leptura isolate mSacLep1 chromosome 2, mSacLep1_pri_phased_curated, whole genome shotgun sequence carries:
- the RAPGEF3 gene encoding rap guanine nucleotide exchange factor 3 isoform X2; translation: MKVGWPGESRWQVGLTVEDSPALGAPQVGGLPDVVPEGTLLNMVLRRMHLPRSCSYQLLLEHHQRPGRIQGLRWTPLTSSEESLDFSVSLEQASTERVLRAGKQLHRHLLATCPNLIRDRKYHLRLYRQCCSGRELVDGILALGLGVHSRNQAVGICQVLLDEGALCHVKHDWTFQDRDTQFYRFLGPEPEPAGVHELEEELVEAMALLSQRGPDALLTVALRKPPGQRTDEELELIFEELLHIKAVAHLSNSVKRELAAVLLFEPHSKAGTVLFSQGDKGTSWYIIWKGSVNVVTFGKGLVTTLHEGDDFGQLALVNDAPRAATIILREDNCHFLRVDKQDFNRIIKDVEAKTMRLEEHGKVVLVLERTSQGAGSTCPPTPGRNRYTVMSGTPEKILELLLEAMRPDSSAHDPTETFLSDFLLTHRVFMPSAQLCAALLHHFHAEPAGGSEQERNTYICNKRQQILRLVSRWVALYGPMLHTDPVASSFLQKLSDLVSEDTRLSNLLREQGPERRRQHRLENGCGSASPQIKARNMPVWLPSQDEPFPSSNCAIRAGDKVPYDICRPDHSVLTLNLPVMASVREVMAALAQEDGWTKGQVLVKVNSAGDAIGLQPDARGVATSLGLNERLFVVNPQEVHELTPHPEQLGPTVGSAEGLDLVSAKDLAGQLTDHDWNLFNSIHQVELIHYVLGPQHLRDVTTANLERFMRRFNELQYWVATELCLCPVPGLRAQLLRKFIKLAAHLKEQKNLNSFFAVMFGLSNSAISRLAHTWERLPHKVRKLYSALERLLDPSWNHRVYRLALTKLSPPIIPFMPLLLKDMTFIHEGNHTLVENLINFEKMRMLARAVRMLRHCRSHSSVPLSPRRSRVSHLHEDSQAARASTCSEQSLSTRSPASTWAYVQQLKVIDNQRELSRLSRELEP
- the RAPGEF3 gene encoding rap guanine nucleotide exchange factor 3 isoform X1, translating into MKVGWPGESRWQVGLTVEDSPALGAPQVGGLPDVVPEGTLLNMVLRRMHLPRSCSYQLLLEHHQRPGRIQGLRWTPLTSSEESLDFSVSLEQASTERVLRAGKQLHRHLLATCPNLIRDRKYHLRLYRQCCSGRELVDGILALGLGVHSRNQAVGICQVLLDEGALCHVKHDWTFQDRDTQFYRFLGPEPEPAGVHELEEELVEAMALLSQRGPDALLTVALRKPPGQRTDEELELIFEELLHIKAVAHLSNSVKRELAAVLLFEPHSKAGTVLFSQGDKGTSWYIIWKGSVNVVTFGKGLVTTLHEGDDFGQLALVNDAPRAATIILREDNCHFLRVDKQDFNRIIKDVEAKTMRLEEHGKVVLVLERTSQGAGSTCPPTPGRNRYTVMSGTPEKILELLLEAMRPDSSAHDPTETFLSDFLLTHRVFMPSAQLCAALLHHFHAEPAGGSEQERNTYICNKRQQILRLVSRWVALYGPMLHTDPVASSFLQKLSDLVSEDTRLSNLLREQGPERRRQHRLENGCGSASPQIKVKLVPTSGPATFFFWLLAYLDPSYRSDLNQSVGFPEKPLPISLSRAPLHWPLSSKARNMPVWLPSQDEPFPSSNCAIRAGDKVPYDICRPDHSVLTLNLPVMASVREVMAALAQEDGWTKGQVLVKVNSAGDAIGLQPDARGVATSLGLNERLFVVNPQEVHELTPHPEQLGPTVGSAEGLDLVSAKDLAGQLTDHDWNLFNSIHQVELIHYVLGPQHLRDVTTANLERFMRRFNELQYWVATELCLCPVPGLRAQLLRKFIKLAAHLKEQKNLNSFFAVMFGLSNSAISRLAHTWERLPHKVRKLYSALERLLDPSWNHRVYRLALTKLSPPIIPFMPLLLKDMTFIHEGNHTLVENLINFEKMRMLARAVRMLRHCRSHSSVPLSPRRSRVSHLHEDSQAARASTCSEQSLSTRSPASTWAYVQQLKVIDNQRELSRLSRELEP
- the RAPGEF3 gene encoding rap guanine nucleotide exchange factor 3 isoform X3, with the translated sequence MKVPSAMDRDTQFYRFLGPEPEPAGVHELEEELVEAMALLSQRGPDALLTVALRKPPGQRTDEELELIFEELLHIKAVAHLSNSVKRELAAVLLFEPHSKAGTVLFSQGDKGTSWYIIWKGSVNVVTFGKGLVTTLHEGDDFGQLALVNDAPRAATIILREDNCHFLRVDKQDFNRIIKDVEAKTMRLEEHGKVVLVLERTSQGAGSTCPPTPGRNRYTVMSGTPEKILELLLEAMRPDSSAHDPTETFLSDFLLTHRVFMPSAQLCAALLHHFHAEPAGGSEQERNTYICNKRQQILRLVSRWVALYGPMLHTDPVASSFLQKLSDLVSEDTRLSNLLREQGPERRRQHRLENGCGSASPQIKVKLVPTSGPATFFFWLLAYLDPSYRSDLNQSVGFPEKPLPISLSRAPLHWPLSSKARNMPVWLPSQDEPFPSSNCAIRAGDKVPYDICRPDHSVLTLNLPVMASVREVMAALAQEDGWTKGQVLVKVNSAGDAIGLQPDARGVATSLGLNERLFVVNPQEVHELTPHPEQLGPTVGSAEGLDLVSAKDLAGQLTDHDWNLFNSIHQVELIHYVLGPQHLRDVTTANLERFMRRFNELQYWVATELCLCPVPGLRAQLLRKFIKLAAHLKEQKNLNSFFAVMFGLSNSAISRLAHTWERLPHKVRKLYSALERLLDPSWNHRVYRLALTKLSPPIIPFMPLLLKDMTFIHEGNHTLVENLINFEKMRMLARAVRMLRHCRSHSSVPLSPRRSRVSHLHEDSQAARASTCSEQSLSTRSPASTWAYVQQLKVIDNQRELSRLSRELEP